One region of Priestia megaterium genomic DNA includes:
- the ilvD gene encoding dihydroxy-acid dehydratase, producing the protein MAELRSNMIKKGFDRAPHRSLLRAAGVKEEDFGKPFIAVVNSYIDIVPGHVHLQEFGKIVKDAIREAGGVPFEMNTIGVDDGIAMGHIGMRYSLPSREIIADSVETVVSAHWFDGMVCIPNCDKITPGMLMASLRLNIPTVFVSGGPMKAGVTSDGRKISLSSVFEGVGAHQAGKLDDKGLLELEQFGCPTCGSCSGMFTANSMNCLAEALGLALPGNGTILAVAPERREFVKKSAKQLMELIKLDLKPRDIVTEKAIDNAFALDMALGGSTNTVLHTLALANEAEIDYPLERINEVAERVPHLAKLAPASDVFIEDLHEAGGVSAALNELSKKEGALHLDTMTVTGKTLGENIAGCDVKDYNVIHPIDKPFTEKGGLAVLFGNLAPDGAIIKTGGVQDGITRHEGPAIVFESQDEALHGIANGKVKEGHVVVIRYEGPKGGPGMPEMLAPTSQIMGMGLGAKVALLTDGRFSGASRGLSIGHASPEAAEGGPLAFVEDGDHIVIDIEDRSMNVQVSPDVWAERKANWKGFEPKVKKGYLARYSKLVTSASTGGIMKI; encoded by the coding sequence GTGGCAGAATTAAGAAGTAACATGATCAAAAAAGGATTCGACAGAGCACCACACCGCAGCCTACTGCGTGCAGCTGGTGTAAAAGAAGAGGATTTCGGCAAACCGTTTATTGCGGTTGTCAATTCATATATTGATATTGTACCAGGTCATGTTCACTTACAGGAGTTTGGTAAAATCGTAAAAGATGCGATTCGCGAAGCTGGTGGCGTACCTTTTGAAATGAACACTATCGGTGTAGATGACGGTATTGCGATGGGACATATCGGTATGCGTTATTCATTACCAAGTCGTGAAATCATTGCTGACTCAGTTGAAACGGTAGTATCTGCTCACTGGTTTGATGGAATGGTATGTATTCCAAACTGTGATAAAATCACGCCTGGGATGTTAATGGCTTCATTACGTCTGAATATTCCGACAGTTTTTGTTAGCGGCGGACCAATGAAGGCTGGCGTAACGAGCGACGGCCGTAAGATTTCTCTTTCTTCAGTATTTGAAGGCGTAGGAGCTCATCAAGCTGGTAAACTTGATGATAAAGGATTACTTGAATTAGAACAATTTGGCTGTCCGACATGCGGATCTTGTTCAGGAATGTTTACAGCGAACTCAATGAACTGCTTAGCTGAAGCGTTAGGACTTGCTTTACCTGGAAATGGTACAATCTTAGCAGTTGCTCCTGAACGTAGAGAATTTGTTAAAAAATCAGCTAAACAGCTTATGGAATTAATTAAATTAGATTTAAAACCACGTGATATCGTAACAGAAAAAGCAATCGACAACGCATTTGCTTTAGACATGGCGTTAGGTGGTTCTACAAATACAGTTCTTCATACGCTAGCTCTTGCAAATGAAGCTGAAATTGATTATCCGTTAGAACGCATTAATGAAGTAGCGGAACGCGTGCCTCACTTGGCAAAACTCGCTCCGGCTTCGGATGTATTTATTGAAGACTTACATGAAGCAGGAGGCGTATCTGCTGCTTTAAACGAGCTATCTAAAAAAGAAGGAGCTCTTCATTTAGATACGATGACGGTTACTGGAAAAACGCTAGGCGAAAACATTGCAGGATGCGATGTAAAAGATTATAACGTTATTCATCCAATCGATAAGCCGTTCACAGAAAAAGGCGGACTTGCTGTATTGTTTGGTAACTTAGCTCCAGACGGCGCGATCATTAAAACAGGCGGTGTTCAAGACGGCATTACTCGCCACGAAGGACCAGCAATTGTATTTGAGTCTCAAGACGAGGCGCTGCATGGTATTGCTAACGGAAAAGTAAAAGAAGGACATGTCGTAGTCATTCGTTATGAAGGACCAAAAGGCGGACCGGGAATGCCTGAAATGTTAGCTCCAACTTCTCAAATTATGGGAATGGGACTAGGTGCAAAAGTAGCACTATTAACAGACGGACGCTTCTCTGGCGCTTCACGTGGATTATCAATCGGCCACGCATCTCCAGAAGCTGCTGAAGGCGGACCGCTAGCATTTGTCGAAGATGGCGACCACATCGTGATTGACATTGAAGATCGTTCAATGAATGTTCAAGTTTCTCCAGATGTTTGGGCAGAACGAAAAGCAAACTGGAAAGGCTTTGAGCCAAAAGTGAAAAAAGGCTATCTTGCAAGATATTCTAAACTTGTAACTTCTGCAAGCACAGGCGGAATTATGAAAATCTAA
- a CDS encoding branched-chain amino acid aminotransferase, giving the protein MTTYSIDVTLSQTKKEKPQSDQLQFGKIFTDHMFIMDYTEGQGWHDARIVPYQPITLDPASMIFHYGQSVFEGLKAYVTKKEQVLLFRPDENFKRLNKSNDRLCIPHVDEDLALEALKQLIKIDREWIPTAEGTSLYIRPFVIATEPYLGVAPSDRYQFIIILSPVGSYYKEGIAPVKIAVESEFVRAVAGGTGTAKTGGNYASSLKAQQLSDSKGYSQVLWLDGVERKYIEEVGSMNIFFKIDGEVVTPSVNGSILEGITRKSIIELLKHWNMPVTERRISMEEIKQAYSEGKLEEAFGTGTAAVISPIGELFWNNEKMVINGGNTGEVSQKLYDTLTGIQNGTVEDPFGWAVEVE; this is encoded by the coding sequence ATGACAACTTATTCAATCGATGTAACACTAAGTCAAACAAAAAAAGAAAAGCCGCAATCTGATCAATTGCAATTCGGGAAAATCTTCACGGACCATATGTTCATTATGGATTATACAGAAGGCCAAGGATGGCACGATGCTCGTATTGTACCTTATCAACCTATCACATTAGATCCGGCATCCATGATCTTTCATTACGGGCAGTCTGTTTTTGAAGGACTAAAAGCATATGTAACAAAAAAAGAGCAAGTATTATTATTTAGACCAGATGAGAATTTCAAACGTTTAAATAAATCAAACGATCGTCTTTGTATTCCTCATGTTGACGAAGACTTAGCGCTAGAAGCGTTAAAACAGCTGATTAAAATTGACCGCGAATGGATTCCTACTGCTGAAGGTACATCACTATACATTCGTCCATTTGTCATCGCGACAGAGCCTTACTTAGGAGTAGCGCCATCTGACCGCTACCAATTTATCATTATTCTATCTCCAGTTGGCTCATATTATAAAGAAGGGATTGCTCCTGTAAAAATTGCGGTTGAAAGCGAATTTGTTCGTGCTGTAGCCGGAGGGACAGGGACAGCTAAAACAGGCGGAAACTATGCTTCAAGCTTAAAAGCTCAGCAGCTTTCTGACTCAAAAGGCTATTCACAAGTACTGTGGTTAGACGGCGTTGAACGCAAGTACATTGAAGAAGTAGGAAGCATGAATATTTTCTTCAAAATCGATGGAGAAGTAGTAACGCCATCTGTGAACGGAAGCATTTTGGAAGGAATTACGCGTAAATCCATCATTGAACTGCTAAAACACTGGAATATGCCTGTAACTGAGCGCCGTATTTCTATGGAAGAAATTAAGCAAGCTTATTCAGAAGGCAAACTAGAAGAGGCATTTGGAACAGGTACAGCTGCAGTTATTTCTCCAATTGGCGAACTATTTTGGAATAACGAGAAAATGGTCATCAACGGTGGAAACACGGGAGAAGTATCACAAAAACTGTATGACACTCTAACAGGTATTCAAAATGGTACAGTGGAAGATCCATTCGGCTGGGCAGTGGAAGTGGAATAA
- a CDS encoding alpha/beta hydrolase encodes MKQSFYYRGHQEKEIFAQKWNVENHSAKGVVQIAHGMAEHIGRYEYFANVLTQHGYIVYGNDHRGHGQTALKDEDKRFFAEENGFDTVVYDMIALTKHISTEHSDLPIFLFGHSMGSFLTRRYIQLDTEHIHGVILSGTGSIPSLSLQGGILAAQIEIKRKGLRSPSPLLDKLSFGQYNKSFHPARTPFDWLSQDNEAVDLYVNDPYCGGVFTAGFFYDLLTGIKQISNLANIKLVPSSLPIYLVSGEHDPVGSYTKGVVKVYNDFKKAGLQDVSYRFFKECRHELLNELNKDEVIEDILNWLNVQIDKKTVRV; translated from the coding sequence ATGAAACAATCCTTTTATTACAGAGGTCATCAAGAAAAAGAAATATTTGCACAAAAATGGAATGTTGAAAACCATTCTGCAAAAGGCGTTGTCCAAATAGCCCATGGGATGGCCGAACATATTGGACGCTACGAGTACTTTGCTAATGTATTAACGCAACATGGATATATCGTATATGGGAATGATCACCGAGGTCACGGTCAAACAGCTTTAAAAGATGAAGACAAGCGTTTTTTTGCTGAAGAAAATGGTTTTGATACAGTAGTCTACGACATGATTGCTCTGACTAAGCACATTTCGACGGAACACTCCGACCTACCGATCTTTCTTTTCGGTCACAGCATGGGGTCTTTTCTAACGAGAAGATATATTCAATTGGATACAGAGCACATTCATGGTGTGATACTCTCAGGTACTGGCAGCATTCCTTCCCTTTCACTGCAGGGCGGTATATTAGCTGCGCAAATAGAGATAAAGAGAAAAGGGTTACGATCTCCTAGCCCTTTGCTTGATAAACTCTCTTTTGGACAATACAATAAATCATTTCATCCTGCTCGGACACCTTTTGATTGGTTAAGTCAAGATAATGAAGCTGTAGATTTATATGTAAATGACCCTTATTGCGGTGGGGTTTTCACAGCGGGGTTTTTCTATGACTTACTAACAGGAATCAAACAAATCTCTAACTTAGCTAATATAAAGCTAGTTCCATCAAGCCTGCCTATTTATTTGGTATCTGGAGAACATGATCCAGTAGGCAGCTATACAAAAGGCGTAGTCAAAGTATATAACGACTTTAAAAAGGCAGGATTACAGGATGTAAGTTACCGTTTTTTTAAAGAGTGCCGTCATGAGTTGCTGAATGAATTAAATAAAGATGAAGTGATAGAAGATATACTAAATTGGCTTAACGTGCAAATAGACAAAAAAACGGTTCGTGTGTAG
- a CDS encoding manganese-dependent inorganic pyrophosphatase — protein sequence MAKTLIFGHKNPDTDTICSAIAYADLKNKLGVDAEPIRLGDINGETQFALEKFNAELPRFVDEVSKETNEVILVDHNERQQSANDIDQVRVLEVIDHHRIANFETADPLYYRAEPVGCTATILNKMYKENGVEIEPNIAGLMLSAIISDSLLFKSPTCTDQDVAAAKELAEIAGVDAEEYGLAMLKAGADLGDKTASQLISLDAKEFSMGTSKVEIAQVNAIDVNDVLVRKVELEEAITKTIEEKGLQLFLLVVTDILNSNSTALALGSAASKVEEAYNVTLENNTAVLEGVVSRKKQVVPVLTSVFA from the coding sequence ATGGCAAAGACGTTAATTTTTGGACATAAAAATCCTGACACAGATACAATCTGTTCTGCAATTGCATACGCTGATTTAAAGAATAAATTAGGTGTAGACGCTGAACCAATTCGATTAGGCGATATTAACGGTGAAACGCAATTCGCTCTTGAAAAGTTCAACGCTGAACTACCACGTTTCGTTGATGAAGTATCTAAAGAAACAAATGAAGTTATTTTAGTGGACCACAACGAACGCCAGCAAAGTGCAAACGATATTGATCAAGTTCGTGTGCTTGAAGTAATTGATCATCACCGTATTGCTAACTTCGAAACAGCAGATCCTTTATACTATCGTGCAGAGCCAGTTGGATGTACGGCAACGATCTTAAACAAGATGTATAAAGAAAACGGCGTAGAAATCGAACCTAACATCGCAGGTCTTATGCTATCAGCTATCATTTCTGATTCTTTATTATTCAAATCACCAACTTGCACAGACCAAGACGTTGCAGCTGCTAAAGAATTAGCGGAAATTGCAGGCGTAGATGCAGAAGAGTACGGATTAGCAATGCTAAAAGCTGGAGCTGACTTAGGTGATAAAACAGCTTCACAATTAATTTCATTAGATGCTAAAGAATTCAGCATGGGCACAAGCAAAGTTGAAATTGCACAAGTGAATGCAATTGACGTAAACGACGTTTTAGTGCGCAAAGTTGAATTGGAAGAAGCGATTACTAAAACAATCGAAGAAAAAGGATTACAATTATTCCTTTTAGTTGTTACAGATATTTTAAACAGCAACTCTACTGCATTAGCATTAGGTTCTGCTGCTTCAAAAGTAGAAGAAGCATACAACGTAACGCTTGAAAACAATACAGCTGTCTTAGAAGGCGTTGTATCACGTAAAAAACAAGTAGTACCTGTATTAACATCTGTATTTGCTTAA